The stretch of DNA ACCTCGGCGTGCTCGTGCTTGTTGGCGTCCTGGAAGAGCTCGAAGAGGCCGAAGTGGCAGGGGGCGTACTTCCCTTCCAGCTTCACGCACTTCTTGTAAGTGGTCTCCTCCTCGGCCAGAAGCCCCTTCTCGCGGAAGGTGCGGGCGAGGGTGTAGAGCGCGGGGGCGGAGTTCTCCGCCTGCTGGGTGTCCTTGACCTCGCGCAGACCGGCGTCCGTGAGCGCCGCCTTGCGCTGGGCCAGGGCGAGGTTGTTGACGCAGCTGGTCAGCTTGGCGTCCAACTGGATGCAGTTGGCGAAGGCCTCGCGCGCGTCGACGAAGCGCCCCAGCTCCATCAGCGTGTTGCCGTAGTCGTGCCAGACGTCCGGGTTGTTCGGGTCCGTCGCCGCCGACTGGGCCAGGTGCTCCGCGGCCTCCTCGTACTGGTCCTCCTCGAAGGCGATGATGCCCATCGAGTGGTGGGCGGCGGCCAGGTTCGGATTGATGGCGAGCAGGGTGCGGAACTCCTTCTTCGCCTCCGTGTACTTCTTCATCTTCATCATCGTGACCGCGAGGCTGTAGCGCGTGTCCAGGTTGTCCGGGTTCACCTTCAGGGCGCGACGGTAGTTGTCGTGCGCCTTCCCGTAGGCGCCCTCCTCCGCGTAGAGGTAGCCCAGGTTCTGGTAGGACTGGAGGTGCTCCTGGTTGTAGCGAAGCGCCTTGATGAAGTGCTTCTTCGCGTCCTCCTTGCGGCCGGACATCATCGCGATGATGCCCTTGTTGGCCCACAGGTCCGCGTACTGGGGGGAGAACTCCAGGCCCAGGTCGCAGTAGACCTCCGCCTTCACCAGGTTCTGGTTGTGCAGCTCCTGGGCGCACAGCTCGTTGTTGATGAGCGCGCGTTCGTGGGGCGGCGGCGTGGAGAGACAGCCGGCGAGTGGAAGCACGCAGACCAGGGAGACCGTGGTGACGAGGCGGGCAAGGCGCATGGCCGGCCGAGTGTAGGAGAGCGCCTCCTGTCGTGCAACGCCCCGGCGGGGCCTGAATCCGGGCTGATTTCGGTGGGTTGCACGATTAGAGTGGCCGTCCATGCGTACCTTGCTCTGTGCTTTCACCTTTGCGCTGGCCCTGCTCGGGGCGGCCCCGGCCCACGCCCAGTTCGCCAATCGCAGCCTCGGGTTGTCGTTGGGCTACATGGACTTCAACCGCACCAAGGGGTTGGACGACGCCTTCTTCCTGGGCATCGACGCGAGCCTCTACATCGAGAACGGCTTCGAGCTGGTGTCCCTGTCGAAGGTGGCCTTCCCCCGCGACACCACGGACCCGGCCCGGAAGCGCGTGGTGGGCCTGGCCCCGTCGCTGGGCATCCGCTACCTGCTGATGGAGGAGAGCATCCGCCCCTACCTCGGCTCCGACATCAGCTACCTCATCGTCTTCAAGGAGAGCATGAGCAACTTCGTCGGCATCGGTCCCAACGCGGGCGTGGACTTCTTCATGTCCGACTCGGTGAGCGTGGGCTTGCGGGCGCAGTACAACTTCTACATCGCCCTCAACGAGAAGACGCAGAACTCGCTGACGCTGTCTGCGGGCGTGGCGGCGTACTTCTAGCGTTGGGCAGGAGGGCCGCGGCGACGAGCAGCGTCCATTTCTCGTCGGAGAGGTGGGCCGGCTTCTCCATGGCCAGCGCGTCCTGCAGCCGCGCTCCGAGCGCGGCGAACAGGCGCAGGCGGGCCTCCATGCGCAGCTCGTCCCGGCGGAGGACGGCGGTGAGCACCAGCTCCCGCTCCTCCGTGGACAGCCGCTTCACGCGCGAGACGAAGAGCGGATCCGCCAGCAGGCCCTCCTCGCCGGAGGCGTTGATGGCGGAGGGCACCTTGAGCCGCCGCTCGCGCACGACGATGGTGCCGGCGAGCATGTCCCCCAGTCGCTGCTGCGAGCCGGAGACGAGGGCCGTCACGCCACCCACCAGGTAGAGCAGGGGGAGGCGGTCCACGGGACGGGCCAGGTTGCGCAGCGCCGCGTGGTAGAAGCCGATGCGCACGCCGCTCTCCTGGATGACCCGCAGGGACAGGGCGCGCTTGCCCACCGTCTGGCCGCTCCAGAGCGTCTCCAGGGTGATGCCGTAGCCCCAGTCCACCAGGAAGTAGACGACGATGCCCAGGGCGCTCGCGACGCCGGGGAAGGCGGCCATGACCAGGCTCAGCCCCAGGATGACCGCCAGGCTGATGACCACGACGATGACCGAGTCCAGCAGCCACGCCAGGAAGCGCGAGTACAGGCCCGCCAGCGTGAAGCGGAACTCCACGTACTCCGGTGTGAGCACCGTGTGGGTGCCGTCCAGCAAGGTGTCGGTGGCCGTCGTCACGGCGGGCAGTCTAGCCGGCTCTCCGGGCATGCGGGGGAGCATGGGTGGCCCCGGGTATTCCCAGGTGAGCCTTTCGGGAGCCCTGCCTGGCCGAGCACCCGGCGAGTGCCCCGTGGGGGGCGCGGCCGGACGGGCGTCTGTGTTAATCATGGCTGTCGGGGTGGTGGGGTAGCCTCGCCGCCCCTCGCGCAACGTGCCCCCCTCCGCCACCTCATCCTGGAACCGCCGCCTCTTGCCGGCGGCCGCCTTTCAGTTCGCGCTCATCGCAGGGGTGACGCAGCTCAAGACGGCGGCCAACGCGCTGGTGTTGTCGCGTTTCGACTCGCAGGCGCTGCCCTACCTGTACCTGTTGGGCGCGCTCATCACCGCGGCGCTGACGGTGCTGCCGCGCTTCAAGCCCGGCTCGCCGTTCGAGTCGCCGGGGGTGCTGACGGGGCTGGGCGGCGTGGTGTCGATGGGGCTGGCGGTGGCGCTGTCGGTGGGGGTGAGCACCTCGGCGCTGGCGCTGTACCTGTTCGCGGACACGTTCTCCACGTTCGTGTCGTTCCGGTTCTGGGCGCGCATGGCGTCCGCCTTCGATGCGCGCGAGGCCCGGCGCGCCTTCACCGCGCTCAATGGCTTCGCCATGGGCGGCGGCATCGTCGGAGGTCTGCTGGTCCAGGGGCTGGCGGAGCGGCTGGGCACGCCGGCCATGGTGGTGAGTGGCGGGCTGGGGCTGTTGGTCGCGGGCGCCATCTTCCACCACCTGTATCGCGGTGAGCCGCCGCCTCCGCCCAGGGGGCGTCCGGCGCCCACGTCGTTCATGGCGTTCAGCTACCTGGCGGAGAGCCCCTACGCGCAGGTGCTCGCGGCGCTGGGCATCTCGTTCGCGGTGCTGTCGTCCTTCGTCGACTACCTGTTCCGCATCCGGCTGGAGGGCCAGCTCAGCGAGGACGCGCTGGCGGCGCTCTTCGGCTCGCTGCAGCTGTGGATTGGTCTGTTCTGCGTCGCGTTCCAGCTGCTGTTGACGCAGCGGCTGCTCAAGCGCCTGGGGCTGCTGCGCTACGTGGCGCTGGTGCCGCTGGTGCTCGCGCCGTTGGCGGGCGCGACGCTGGTGACGCCCGACCTGTGGCCGGTGCACCTGTTGCGGCTGGTGGAGACGGCGGTGAGCTACTCCATCCTGCCGGTGGGCATCCAGCTGCTCTACGCGGCGGTGCCGGATGACCAGCGCGAGGGGCTGCGCGCGGCGGTGGATGGGCTGCTGCGCAAGAGCGGCGTGGTGGTGGCCGGCCTGCTGCTCATCGGCGCGGGGCGCGCCGCCACGGGCATGTCGATGGCGGTGGCCGTGGTGGCCATGTGCGCGGCGCTCGCGTTGCTGCTGGTGCGGCTCAAGCCCGCCTACGTCGCGGCGCTGGGTGAGCAGGTGGGCGCGCACGAGGAAGAGGAGGTGGAGCTGGAGGGGGAGGAGGAGCAGCGCCTGCTGACCGAGGCGTTGTCGGCTCCCATGCCGGACCGCGTGCTCCGCGCCGTGGACCTGATGGAGCAGGCCGAGGTGTCGCTGCGTCAGCACCTGCCGGCCCTGCTGCGGCATCCCCACGAGCGCGTGCTGGAGCGGGGCGTGGCCCTGGCGCTGGAGCTGGAGGCGCGCGAGCTGGCGCCCGTGCTGGAGCGACTGGTGGAGGAGGGGCCTCGTCGGCCTCGGGACCAGGCCGTGTGGGCGCTGGCGCGGTTGTCTCCGGAGCGGGCGGAGCGGCTGTTGCCGGCGCTGCTCAATCATCCGGATGTGGGGCTGCGGTGCGCGGCCATCGGCGCCCTGGTGAAGTCGACGGGGAGCGCGGCGGCGCTGTCGTCGCTGGAGGAGCTGCTCGCGCGCGGTGAAGGGGCTCCGGTGATGGAGCGCCGCGAGGTGGCGAAGCTCCTGGGGCGGCTCCAGGACGCGCGCTTCGCGGGGCCGCTCGCGCGGTATCTCGATGATGGGGACACCACCGTGCGGCGCGTGACGCTGGCCGCGGTGGGGGAGGGCGGGTACGTGGAGCTCGCGCCCCGGCTGCTGCCCTTCCTCACGTGGCGCGAGGAGCGCAAGACGGCCCGCGAGGCGCTCATCGCGTTGGGTGACGCGGTGACGCCGCTGGTGGAGGAGCACCTCAACAACAAGAAGGCTCCGCTGGCGATGCGGCTGCAGCTGCCTCGCGTGCTTCGGGGCATCGGGACGCCCGCGGCGCTGGACGCGCTGCTGTTCTCCAACGTGCGGGATGATGCCTCGCTGCACTTCCGCATCGGCGCGCAGCTGTCGCGGCTTCGCGACGAGCACCCCGAGCATCCGGTGGATGTGGACCGCGTGCGCGAGGCGCTGGGCCGTCGACGGGACACGTATCGGGCGCTGGTGGGGGCCTATCGCGACGTGCGCGCGGCGCTGGGGGATGGCTCGCTGCTCACCCGCGCGGTGGGCGACCGGCTGGACCAGGCGCTCGAGCTGTCGTTCTTCCTGCTGGGGTTGTTGGACTCGTCGCACCGCATGCGCGGCATCCACTACAACCTGGTGGGGCAGGATGCGCGGCGGCGGGCGCTGGCGTTGGAGTTGTTGGACAACCTGCTCTCCGAGGAGGACCGGGAGCTGGTGATGGAGCAGGTGGAGGCGCACCACCGGGAGCTGCCTCCCGGGGCGTCGGGCCGGTTGTGGCGCAGGCTGGCGGCGCTGGTGCAGAGCGAGGACGTGGTGCTGCGCGCGTGCGCCCGCCACATCGCGCGGGTGAACGGGCTGGACGTGCTCCCGCAGGAGGGTGAATTGAGCGACCGCATTGTCCAACGGATGTTCGAGCTGGAGGGCGTGAGCGTCTTCTCCCAGAGCGACGTGGATGACATCGCGGCCATCGCCGCGGTGGCCCGAGAGGGTTTCTTCCGCGCCGGTGAGCGCATCTACGCGCAAGGCGACCCAGGCGACGCGCTCTACGTCATCGTCGACGGCGCCATCGACGCGTTCCATGACGGCGAGCACGTGCTGCGCTTCCAGGGCAAGCAGGCCTTCGGCGAGGTGAGCCTGCTGGACGGAGCGCCGCGCCCCACGGACATGGTGGCCGCGGTGGATACGCGGGTGCTCATCATCGACCGACGTGACTTCCTGGACCTGCTCGCGGACCGGCCCGAGCTGCTCACGGGGTTCTTCCGCGCCGTGAGTCTGCAGCTCCAGGCGCTCATCGCGCTGCCGGACTCGCGCGAGACGGGCGAGCGGCTGGAGATGACCGCGCCCGCGGCGCCCACCGCGCCGCCACTTCCCACGGGGCCTGCTCCCGAGGGTTCGGAGCCGCCGACGACGGAGAAGCGCACCCGGGGCGGCGACGCCTGAGCGGTTCGCCGTGCTTCGGCTTCTCGGGGGCTTCGATGCTTCGTGCCGCTGCGCACGGGGCCTGTGTCAGCGGGCTCGTAGCCGACGACGGAGGAGCGCACCCAGCGCGGCCTGCGCGGTTCATCGCGCTTCGGCGTCCTGGGTGCTTCGATGCGAGCGCCGCGTGCCACTGACCGCGAGGCACTCGAGGGCAGCTGAGTGGCGAGCGCCGTGCGTTCAGCCCGGCGACGCGGAGTCCTCTCAGGTGTCCTTGGCGGGGTGGTCCGGGCCCGTGCTGGTGGGCGGGAGCCGGCGGGCTCGCTCGTGCTGGAGGATGTGCGCGGAGGCCACGGGGATGAGCGGCCGCACGAAGAACTTCAGCGGGGCGAAGGAGCCCACGAAGCGGACCAGGGACAGCCCCGCGTACGCCCACGGGTGACGCTCCACCGAGGCGACGGGCGCGTAGACCTCGCTCGTGCGCCGGGTCCACATGGCGCCATAGCGCTGGAGAATCCCCCACCGCAGACCGGGAACCTTGGTGGTGAGCACCGTCCACGCGCGCAGGAACCAGGGAGGCCGCTGGCCCTCCACCGTGTCCCAGGCATGGCAGCTCTTGGCGGCGGTGAACACCATCAGCCACCACACACCCCACAGCGAGGTGATGACCGTGATCAACGGGCTGCTCAATCCCGTGCAGAACAAGGGCGAGACGATGAAGACCGCGGCTGGGACTCCCACCGCGAACAGAAGCATCGCGCGCACCCGACGCTGGACCTTCTTGCGCAGCCACTGCACGTTCAAGCGGACGTGCGGCGTGAAGGCCTCGTCCTCCGGCTCGATGCGCGTGAGCAGGCTGGCGTCGCGCGAGATGACGTCGTGGTAGTCGCGCGAGAGCGCGATGATGACCCACTGCGCGAGCTGCATCGCCGCGAACAGGGCGATCCAGAACGGCAGGCCGATCAACGAGAACCCCTTGAACGAGAGGAAGGGCAGGGCGTCCTCCTCCGGAGGCTCGACCTTCTTCCGGGGCTTGCTCGCGGGGGGCTCACCCGCCGCGTCGCCGCCCGTCTGTTCCCGGGCGCTGCCCTTCTTGGTCTCCGTCGCGATCGCGTCGGCGATGAGTGCGCCCAGCGCGTTCGAGAAGGACGGCCCGCCGTCGCTCTGTCCGCTCGCCGCGGCCTCGACGTCGCGAACCCGCTGCTCGAAGGCCTTGTCGCGCGCGGCCTCCGCAGCCAGGGCCTGCTTCATGGCGGCACTGGCGGCCTTCAGGCTCTCCCGCACATCGGGCGGCAGTGAGTCCACGTCATCCAGCACGGCCTCGGTGCTCTCCGGGGCCTTCGGGGTGCCGTCCTCGGTGGTGTTCGGCTCCTTCGTGGGCGTACCCGGGATGGCGGTCTCCGCGGGCCGCGGTGCTTCCGCGTGCTTCTCGGAGGTCGCGCGGTCATCCGTTGGCGCGGTGGTCTTCGTCGTCGCCGCGTGCTTCTCGGAGGCTTGAGCCTGGCGCTTGGGTGCCGGCGTTTCGTCTCCTGTCTTCGCGGGCTGCTCCGGCGACACCGTCTCGGACGTTCCAGCTGAGGGCGTCGGGGTGGGCTTCTTCGCGAAGGGCGTTGGCGCGGGTGTCCCGGAGGTCTGCTCCTGCTCGGAGGACTCCTCTTCGTCACCCGGCTCCGCGACCGCCTGCTCATCCGAGGACTCATCGCCGTCCACCGGCTCGGCGTTCTCGGTGTCGGCGGCCGTGCCCGCGATGGCTCCGGCCGCTCCCCGTGGCGCGGATGTCTCATCTCCGGCTTGGGTCTTCGACGTGGCTTCCTGCTCCGGAAGCTCCTTGGCCCCACGCCATCGGCGTCGCTCGCGGCGGCGCTCCATCCTCTCCGAATCGCGCTCCTTCGCCTTGTCCGCCGTCAGTGCCTGCGCGGCCGCCTGGAAGACCTTGGAGACCTCCGCCTCGACAGCCGCGTCCCGCCGCTCGTCCACCGCGTTCGCGGCCTTCTTCGCCGAGCCCATGCACGTCAGGGCGAGCGCCAGGGCGACCATCGTCTGCATCATCCCCACACGCAGGTACCGGGAGCGCGCGGCGGAGTCCGCCAGCAAGGCTCGGGCGATGTGGAAGGGCAGGCTCAACCCGTGGGCGAACTGCCTCAGCCGACCCTGTTGGCCGACCCCGGAGCCGTGCTCCTGGAAATGGGTTGCTCCCTTTTGCAGCTCTTCCCAGAAATGCTGGGTCGAGGTACGACCGGAAGGGTTCTCCCCGCTCGCCGCGTCTTGTCTCTGCTCTCCTGCGCGTGAGGGTGGGGCTTCAGGGGCCGAATGATCCGACACGCCGGCCACCGTATCACGTCCGGAGTTGTGCTAAACGGCGCTGCTGTGAACTCGACCCCCTGCTACCGCTTCCGTCCCTCCCGCCAGTCGCGCCTGTCCGGCGTGCTGGTCCTCGCGCTCGGCGCTCTGGCCGGCTGCGAGAAGAGCAGTCCCCCTCCCGCCGCGCCCGCGACCGAACAGCCGGACGCCGCTTCCGCGAAGCCCGCCGTGCCCAGCGAAGTCACGCTGCTGGTCACCGGTGGAACGTTCGGCCAGCTCCAGCCCGTCGAGGGCAAGGGCGGCGCCGCCGAGCTGCTCGGGCAATGGGTGAACAACGAGAAGCACTGTCCGGGCCCCGTCAAGGATGGCCAGGCCACGTGCGCGGACTCGGGCACCCTGGCGCTCGCCACCGGCGACCACTGGAACGGGCCGGCCCTGTCGTCCTTCTTCCTGGGCGCCCCCACGGCCGAGGTCATGGGCCGCATGGGCTACGCCGCCTCCGCCATGGGCAACCACGAGCTGGCGTTCGGCAAGGAGGCCTTCCTCAAGAACCGCGCCTCCGGCGGCTTCCCGTTCCTCGCGGCCAACCTGCGCGTGAAGGACCCGGCGCTCGCGGGGGACATGTCCCTGCCCGCGTTCCAGGTGTTCGACCGCCGCGGCCTGAAGATCGGCGTCGTGGGCCTGGCCTCCGAGAAGACCGTGCGCACGGCGATGGCCGGCCGCGCCGAGGGGCTCGAGGTCACCGGCTACGAGGAGGCGCTCTCCAGCGCCATCCCCGAGGCCCGCAAGGCGGGCGCGGACACCGTCGTCGTCGTCGCCGACACCTGCGTCACCGAGCTGCAGCCGGTGGTGGCCAAGCACCCCGAGTGGAAGCTGGCGCTCGTGGCCGGCGGCCGCTGCCCCGCGCAGGTGTACTCGAAGGAGAACGGCACCATCTTCGCGTCGCTGGACCGCGGCTTCTCCAAGTACCTGAGCGCGCACATCACCTTCGACCCGGCGAAGCCCGCGGGCGAGAAGGTCACCCAGTTCGAGGGCAAGCTCGTCGACGTGGCCGGTGGAACGCCCGACGCCGAGACGGCGCAGCTGGTCGCCAAGTGGAAGGCGCAGCTCGACGAGGTGCTGGGCCAGCAGATCGGCTTCACCAAGACGGGCATCACCCAGGCCTCGCCGCAGATGGCGAAGTGGGTGGCGGGCGCGGTGCGTGAGTCGCTCGGCACGGACGCGGCCATCCTCAACAAGGGCGGCATCCGCGGCGACCTGCCGGCGGGCGCGGTGACTCGCGGCAGCATCTACACGGTGATGCCGTTCGAGAACTCGCTGCTCGTCGTGAAGCTCAAGGGCGAGGACCTGGCCAAGCAGCTGGCCAACCCCAACGCGCTCATCTCCGGCTTCACCGCCGCCGGGAAGGGCAAGTTCAAGGACGCCAAGGGCAAGGCGCTGGACCCCGCGAAGGAGTACACGGTCGCCACGGTCGAGTACCTGTACTTCGGTGGCGACGGCTTCGAGTTCGAGAAGCTGGCCCCCGAGCCCACCGAGACGGGCATGGCGTGGCAGACGCCCGTGGTGGACTGGACCAAGCAGCTCGACTCCAACGAGAAGAAGCCGCTGGAGAAGCAGCTGAAGTAACCCGCGCCCACGCGGGGTGTCCGAGGCGCCGGACGGGTCCCCAGCGGGGCTCTTCCGGCGCTTCGTCGTTGCGGGCCTCGATGTCCGTGGCCCGTCGTCCGCCGGAGGCGCGGCTACTCACCGCCGATGGGCGAGGTCGCCGTGCCGCACACGGCCTCGTAGCGCGCCAGCGTGTCATGCACCGTCTGGCTCAACCTCACCGGCGTGCCCTCGTAGAGGACCTCCACCGCGAGCTGCTGCGTGGCGAGCGCCTCCTGGCACCGGCCGAGCTGGAAGAGGATGGTGGAGTACGTGTCCAGCACGCTCGCGTTCCCTGGTGCCAGGGCGAGGGCTCGCTGCGCCGCCGCCAGCCCCCGCTCGGGTTGGGCCGTGCGCGCGTAGTAGCGGGCGAGCCCCTCCTGGGCGCCGACGTTGTCGGGGATCAGCTCCACCGCTCGAAGCCGCGCGGCCTCCTGCTCCTCCGTCGCGTAGCCCGCGGCGTCCAGCGCCTGGGCGAGCGCGTCCCAGGCCCTGCCGTTCTCGGGGCTGCGGCCCACCAGCGCCCGTGCGAGCACCAGCTGCTGCTCGGGCTCCGCCGTGTTGCGGATGCGCAACAGGGCCACGGTGAAGTTGCCCGGGTCCTCCTTCAGCGCCTGGGCCATCTCGAACTCGGCCTTCTCCAGTCGCTCCTCGGGCGAGGACCCTCCCGGGGTCATCAGGAAGAGGCGCGCGCGGATGGCATGCACCTCCGCGGGCTCCAGGGGCCGGATGTCGATGTCACCGGAGACGGGCAAGAGCGGCGCGGTGATGGTCGGAGAGCGCGTGGGCACCGTGCCCAGGGCGTAGGCGTGGACCTGTCCGGCCAGGTCCTTCACGCCGTGGAACGACGCATCCCAGGCGACGCGCGGATCCTCCCCGCCCATCAACCGCTTCTGGAAGCGCTCGAAGCGCTCGGCGTGTTGGCTGATGAAGAAGTGCACCCAGAGCCACGCGGACACGTAGTACTGCTGGGACTCCGCGGTGCTCATCGGCCCGCGGCGGTCCCACTCCCACAGCTCGTCCAGCGTGCGCCAGCCGTTGCGCCGGGCGATGTCCAGGAAGGGGCCGTGCTTCGCCCCCAGCACCACCTCCTGCTTCTCCGGCTTGAGCGCGATGGTCTCCAGATAGGTGGCCAGCCCCTCCGACAGCCAGCGGGGCTGCCGCACCAGCGCGAACTGCGAGAGGTAGTGCGTCAGCTCGTGGGCCTGCGTGGAGACGTCCGCGCCCTCCTCGCTGAGCGCGTAGCTGTGGCCCGCCATCACCAGCACGGGGCCTTCGGCCATCGTCGCGGAGAAGCCCTCGATGCTGACCTGGGTGAACTCGGAGAGCTCCCGGCGGTTGCGCAGGACGATGACCTCCACGGTGCCCGGCGGGTCGAAGCTGCCGCCCCAGGCCTGCAAGAGGCCCTGGCGCATCATCTCCAAATCCCGCGCGGCGTCGGCGGACGTCTCCGCGTCCAGGTTCGTCCGGACGGTGAAGTGCGGGCTCTTCACCTCCACCCAGGGACGGCCGCCCTCGAGGGGACACAGCGCTCGCATGGAGCTGCACCCCGTCACACAGGCCAGAAGGCTCCCCAGCAACGCCAGCCGACACGTCATGTTCCTGTTTTCCCACAACTGTCGCCCGTAGGGCAGGGTGGGCATCCCTCCCTGCTGGGCTAGAGTGTCGTCATGGAGATGGCGGAGTTCATCGAGTCGCGCCGGCCTCGCTGGGAGAAGCTCGAACGGCTGCTGGACCAGTCGGAGACCCGGGGCCTCCGGGGCCTGAGCCTGGAGGACGCGAGGACGCTCGGGAAGCTCTACCGCGCCGTGTCGAGCGACCTGCTCTGGGTCCGGGCCCGCAGCGGCTCGGCGGACGTGAGCGCGTACCTGAACGATTTGGTGGGCCGGGCCTATGCGCTGACCTACCCGGGGCGGCGTCCCCGGTTCGCGGACGTGTGGGGCTTCGTGGCTCGGGGCTTCCCGGCGCTCTTCCACCGCGAGGTCCGCATGTACATCGCCGCGGTGCTGCTGTTCCTCGCGGGCGGGGGCTTCGGCTACCTGGGCATGCTGGTGGACCCGGAGGCGGCGCACTACCTGGTGCCCGCCGAGCACCTGGAGCTGGACCCCGTCCAGCGCGCCGCCGACGAGGCGAAGGGCGAGGGGATGACGGCCGACCAGCAGGCCCATTTCTCGTCGTACCTCTTCACGCACAACATCCAGGTGGCCTTCCTGGCCTTCGCCCTGGGGGTGACGCTGGGGCTGGGCACGGCCATCATGTTGTTCGTCAATGGACTGTTCCTGGGCGCGCTCGCGCAGGTGTACGCCGCGAAGGGCATGGCCGGTTGGTTCTGGGCGTGGATCCTCCCGCACGGCATCCCGGAGGTGACGGCCATCTGCATCGCGGGCGCGGCGGGGCTCGTCATCGCGCGGGGGCTGGTGGCCCCCAAGGGGCTCACCCGGGGACAGGCGCTGCGCATGGAGGCGGTGACGGCGGTGAAGCTGCTGTTCGGCACGCTCGCGCTGTTCGTGCTCGCGGGCTTCATCGAGGGCACCGTGTCGCAAATCCATCCGCCCAAGCTGTCGGTGGCCTTCAAGGTGACGTTCGCCCTGGTGGTGGGCTCGGGCGTCTATGCGTACCTGTTCTCGGACTGGCTGCGAGACTCCCACCCGGCCGAGCCAGGCTCGGACGCTCCCCCGGCGTCCTGACGGGCATCGTGGGAGTCGGGGCCGTGCTACACGGGGCGGGTGCTGCTCCTGCCCCCACTGCCGGCCCTGCCCGAGGTCCTCATCGAGTGCCCCCGCTTCTCGTTCGTGAAGCGGCGCGCGGATGGCTCGGTGGACTTCGTGTCGCCGGTGCCGTGTCCGTACAACTACGGCAGCATCCCGGGGCTCGTGGCGGATGATGGAGATCCGCTCGACGCGGTGGTGCTGGGCGCGCGGCTCGCTCGCGGGCAGCGGGTGCGGCTGCCGGTGGTGGGGGTGCTCGGCTTCGTCGACTCGGGCAAGGGCGACCCGAAGGTGATTTTCGGCGCGGCCCCGATGAGCGCCGCCGAGCGCGCCGGGCTGGAGTCCTTCTTCCGCGTCTACGCGCTCTTCAAGCGGGGCCTGCACCTCGTGCGCGGCAACGACACGGACACCCGCTTCACGGGGTGGCTGCCGGTGCCGTCATCCGTG from Myxococcus guangdongensis encodes:
- a CDS encoding outer membrane beta-barrel protein, with product MRTLLCAFTFALALLGAAPAHAQFANRSLGLSLGYMDFNRTKGLDDAFFLGIDASLYIENGFELVSLSKVAFPRDTTDPARKRVVGLAPSLGIRYLLMEESIRPYLGSDISYLIVFKESMSNFVGIGPNAGVDFFMSDSVSVGLRAQYNFYIALNEKTQNSLTLSAGVAAYF
- a CDS encoding bifunctional metallophosphatase/5'-nucleotidase, coding for MNSTPCYRFRPSRQSRLSGVLVLALGALAGCEKSSPPPAAPATEQPDAASAKPAVPSEVTLLVTGGTFGQLQPVEGKGGAAELLGQWVNNEKHCPGPVKDGQATCADSGTLALATGDHWNGPALSSFFLGAPTAEVMGRMGYAASAMGNHELAFGKEAFLKNRASGGFPFLAANLRVKDPALAGDMSLPAFQVFDRRGLKIGVVGLASEKTVRTAMAGRAEGLEVTGYEEALSSAIPEARKAGADTVVVVADTCVTELQPVVAKHPEWKLALVAGGRCPAQVYSKENGTIFASLDRGFSKYLSAHITFDPAKPAGEKVTQFEGKLVDVAGGTPDAETAQLVAKWKAQLDEVLGQQIGFTKTGITQASPQMAKWVAGAVRESLGTDAAILNKGGIRGDLPAGAVTRGSIYTVMPFENSLLVVKLKGEDLAKQLANPNALISGFTAAGKGKFKDAKGKALDPAKEYTVATVEYLYFGGDGFEFEKLAPEPTETGMAWQTPVVDWTKQLDSNEKKPLEKQLK
- a CDS encoding RDD family protein; this translates as MLPRMPGEPARLPAVTTATDTLLDGTHTVLTPEYVEFRFTLAGLYSRFLAWLLDSVIVVVISLAVILGLSLVMAAFPGVASALGIVVYFLVDWGYGITLETLWSGQTVGKRALSLRVIQESGVRIGFYHAALRNLARPVDRLPLLYLVGGVTALVSGSQQRLGDMLAGTIVVRERRLKVPSAINASGEEGLLADPLFVSRVKRLSTEERELVLTAVLRRDELRMEARLRLFAALGARLQDALAMEKPAHLSDEKWTLLVAAALLPNARSTPPRPQTASASSASSR
- a CDS encoding stage II sporulation protein M; the protein is MEMAEFIESRRPRWEKLERLLDQSETRGLRGLSLEDARTLGKLYRAVSSDLLWVRARSGSADVSAYLNDLVGRAYALTYPGRRPRFADVWGFVARGFPALFHREVRMYIAAVLLFLAGGGFGYLGMLVDPEAAHYLVPAEHLELDPVQRAADEAKGEGMTADQQAHFSSYLFTHNIQVAFLAFALGVTLGLGTAIMLFVNGLFLGALAQVYAAKGMAGWFWAWILPHGIPEVTAICIAGAAGLVIARGLVAPKGLTRGQALRMEAVTAVKLLFGTLALFVLAGFIEGTVSQIHPPKLSVAFKVTFALVVGSGVYAYLFSDWLRDSHPAEPGSDAPPAS
- a CDS encoding inorganic diphosphatase, which codes for MLLLPPLPALPEVLIECPRFSFVKRRADGSVDFVSPVPCPYNYGSIPGLVADDGDPLDAVVLGARLARGQRVRLPVVGVLGFVDSGKGDPKVIFGAAPMSAAERAGLESFFRVYALFKRGLHLVRGNDTDTRFTGWLPVPSSVSSTS
- a CDS encoding cyclic nucleotide-binding domain-containing protein; the encoded protein is MPPSATSSWNRRLLPAAAFQFALIAGVTQLKTAANALVLSRFDSQALPYLYLLGALITAALTVLPRFKPGSPFESPGVLTGLGGVVSMGLAVALSVGVSTSALALYLFADTFSTFVSFRFWARMASAFDAREARRAFTALNGFAMGGGIVGGLLVQGLAERLGTPAMVVSGGLGLLVAGAIFHHLYRGEPPPPPRGRPAPTSFMAFSYLAESPYAQVLAALGISFAVLSSFVDYLFRIRLEGQLSEDALAALFGSLQLWIGLFCVAFQLLLTQRLLKRLGLLRYVALVPLVLAPLAGATLVTPDLWPVHLLRLVETAVSYSILPVGIQLLYAAVPDDQREGLRAAVDGLLRKSGVVVAGLLLIGAGRAATGMSMAVAVVAMCAALALLLVRLKPAYVAALGEQVGAHEEEEVELEGEEEQRLLTEALSAPMPDRVLRAVDLMEQAEVSLRQHLPALLRHPHERVLERGVALALELEARELAPVLERLVEEGPRRPRDQAVWALARLSPERAERLLPALLNHPDVGLRCAAIGALVKSTGSAAALSSLEELLARGEGAPVMERREVAKLLGRLQDARFAGPLARYLDDGDTTVRRVTLAAVGEGGYVELAPRLLPFLTWREERKTAREALIALGDAVTPLVEEHLNNKKAPLAMRLQLPRVLRGIGTPAALDALLFSNVRDDASLHFRIGAQLSRLRDEHPEHPVDVDRVREALGRRRDTYRALVGAYRDVRAALGDGSLLTRAVGDRLDQALELSFFLLGLLDSSHRMRGIHYNLVGQDARRRALALELLDNLLSEEDRELVMEQVEAHHRELPPGASGRLWRRLAALVQSEDVVLRACARHIARVNGLDVLPQEGELSDRIVQRMFELEGVSVFSQSDVDDIAAIAAVAREGFFRAGERIYAQGDPGDALYVIVDGAIDAFHDGEHVLRFQGKQAFGEVSLLDGAPRPTDMVAAVDTRVLIIDRRDFLDLLADRPELLTGFFRAVSLQLQALIALPDSRETGERLEMTAPAAPTAPPLPTGPAPEGSEPPTTEKRTRGGDA
- a CDS encoding tetratricopeptide repeat protein; protein product: MRLARLVTTVSLVCVLPLAGCLSTPPPHERALINNELCAQELHNQNLVKAEVYCDLGLEFSPQYADLWANKGIIAMMSGRKEDAKKHFIKALRYNQEHLQSYQNLGYLYAEEGAYGKAHDNYRRALKVNPDNLDTRYSLAVTMMKMKKYTEAKKEFRTLLAINPNLAAAHHSMGIIAFEEDQYEEAAEHLAQSAATDPNNPDVWHDYGNTLMELGRFVDAREAFANCIQLDAKLTSCVNNLALAQRKAALTDAGLREVKDTQQAENSAPALYTLARTFREKGLLAEEETTYKKCVKLEGKYAPCHFGLFELFQDANKHEHAEVACKNFLKYATSEEFPTEYQTCEKYLSNATF